The following are encoded in a window of Flavobacteriales bacterium genomic DNA:
- a CDS encoding cytochrome c oxidase subunit 3, translating to MAGEATKALSNDVLWGGGRSPFSISYGKMMMWFFLVSDALTFSGLLVAYGFVRHSTTDAWPIGDEVFRALPGLSGDYPLIYVALMTFILIISSVTMVLAVEAGHRMDKKGVIKWLFLTVIGGFFFVGSQAWEWYHFIHGGGGYITTTEGAKYWVMNDDHDTHDPVNAAGFHLLTAKPGHYLIGEERIEGPAAVKLWEDRVAYIDGANMTRNEYGPPQYANFFFFITGFHGFHVFSGVVINLIVLIMVIKGVFHRRGHYEMVEKVGLYWHFVDLVWVFVFTFFYLV from the coding sequence ATGGCAGGTGAAGCGACCAAGGCTTTGAGCAACGACGTCCTCTGGGGCGGCGGCCGATCCCCGTTCAGCATCAGCTACGGGAAAATGATGATGTGGTTCTTCCTGGTGTCGGACGCGCTGACCTTCTCCGGCCTGCTGGTGGCCTACGGCTTCGTGCGCCACAGCACCACGGATGCCTGGCCCATCGGCGACGAGGTTTTCCGGGCCCTGCCCGGCCTCTCGGGCGATTACCCGCTGATCTACGTGGCGCTGATGACCTTCATCCTGATCATCAGTTCCGTGACCATGGTGCTCGCGGTGGAGGCGGGTCACCGCATGGACAAGAAGGGTGTGATCAAATGGCTCTTCCTCACCGTGATCGGTGGCTTCTTCTTCGTGGGATCGCAGGCTTGGGAGTGGTACCACTTCATCCATGGCGGCGGTGGCTACATCACCACCACCGAGGGGGCCAAGTACTGGGTCATGAACGATGACCATGACACCCACGACCCCGTCAACGCGGCGGGCTTCCATCTGCTCACGGCCAAGCCCGGCCACTACCTGATCGGAGAGGAGCGCATCGAGGGCCCTGCTGCCGTGAAGCTCTGGGAGGACCGGGTGGCCTACATCGACGGGGCCAACATGACCCGCAACGAGTACGGCCCGCCGCAATACGCGAACTTCTTCTTCTTCATCACCGGATTCCACGGCTTCCACGTGTTCAGCGGGGTGGTCATCAACCTCATCGTCCTGATCATGGTGATCAAGGGGGTCTTCCATCGCCGGGGCCATTATGAGATGGTGGAGAAGGTCGGCCTCTACTGGCACTTCGTGGACCTGGTCTGGGTTTTCGTGTTCACCTTCTTCTACCTCGTCTGA
- the cyoE gene encoding heme o synthase, giving the protein MARSAAYAASSPWSRVREFAVLFKLRLASLVVVSAALGYLMGIPAGAFSWAGLLGLVVAGTLLTGASNALNQVLEIREDALMARTANRPLVRGTLTSGQAVVAAFVAGGLATLMLWLQFGPLTGILGFMSLFMYVALYTPLKKHSAWAVFVGAFPGAFPPMIGYVAATGQFGLGPGLLFAMQFMWQFPHFWAIAWVLHDDYLRAGYRLLPSTGGRDARSAFLILLYTLFVVPVGMMPWVFGLTGTASMVVAVVTGLVMLVPAFRLVRSHATRDARHLMFASFLYLPLTQLAYVLDRL; this is encoded by the coding sequence TTGGCCCGTTCCGCCGCATACGCCGCCTCTTCGCCCTGGTCCAGGGTCCGCGAATTCGCCGTCCTCTTCAAGCTGCGCCTCGCCTCCCTGGTGGTGGTGAGCGCTGCGCTGGGCTACCTCATGGGCATCCCGGCGGGTGCCTTTTCCTGGGCCGGACTTTTGGGCCTGGTGGTAGCGGGTACCCTGCTCACCGGGGCCAGCAACGCCTTGAACCAGGTTCTCGAGATCCGGGAGGATGCCCTGATGGCGCGTACGGCCAACCGCCCCCTGGTGCGCGGCACGCTCACCTCCGGCCAGGCCGTGGTGGCCGCCTTCGTAGCCGGAGGCCTGGCCACGCTGATGCTCTGGCTGCAGTTCGGGCCGCTCACCGGCATCCTGGGCTTCATGTCGCTCTTCATGTATGTGGCGCTCTACACCCCGCTGAAGAAGCACAGCGCGTGGGCCGTGTTCGTGGGCGCCTTCCCGGGGGCTTTTCCGCCCATGATCGGCTACGTGGCCGCCACGGGCCAGTTCGGCCTGGGGCCGGGTCTGCTCTTCGCCATGCAGTTCATGTGGCAGTTCCCGCACTTCTGGGCCATCGCCTGGGTGCTGCACGATGATTACCTGCGGGCCGGCTATCGCCTGCTGCCCTCAACAGGGGGCCGTGATGCGCGCAGCGCATTTCTGATCCTTTTGTACACCCTGTTCGTTGTTCCGGTCGGCATGATGCCCTGGGTCTTCGGTCTTACTGGAACGGCTTCCATGGTGGTGGCCGTGGTCACAGGCCTGGTGATGCTGGTGCCGGCCTTCCGACTGGTCCGCTCGCACGCGACCCGGGACGCCAGGCATCTGATGTTCGCCAGTTTCCTCTACCTGCCGTTGACCCAGCTGGCCTACGTGCTGGACCGCCTATGA
- a CDS encoding serine protease — MLKDRIAHYRQLEQLRGSKLLVYVTGDRKGLELNIAPDILPFVGRHLEAMGDVPRISLLLHTRGGITLAAWSLVNLIRSYCQEMEVIVPFRALSAGTLICLGAERIVMTRQAALGPIDPSTNGYMNPQVDINGKRVKVPLSVEQVSAYLDMARNDLGIHDQQHLKDILIQLAEKVHPLSLGDVYRSRAQIQMLAKRLLRNQRIDPEKEARAISFLTSESGSHDYTIHRQEAAEELGLHVERPDDVQEALVRAIYRDISTELELDEPYDPRFMLAQAAPVKYAHRRGLIESLAGGTHVFLSTGVLARPAAATPQGPPFMDQRTFEGWRHEPIVG; from the coding sequence ATGCTGAAGGACCGCATCGCCCACTACCGCCAGTTGGAACAGCTGCGCGGCTCGAAGCTGCTGGTGTACGTTACCGGCGACCGCAAGGGCCTGGAGTTGAACATCGCACCGGACATCCTGCCCTTCGTGGGCCGGCACCTGGAGGCGATGGGCGATGTGCCGCGCATATCGCTGCTGCTCCACACCCGCGGTGGCATCACCTTGGCGGCCTGGAGCCTGGTGAACCTGATCCGCAGTTACTGCCAGGAGATGGAGGTGATCGTGCCCTTTCGAGCCTTGAGCGCCGGCACGCTCATCTGCCTGGGTGCCGAGCGCATCGTGATGACGCGCCAGGCCGCCTTGGGGCCCATCGACCCGAGCACCAACGGATACATGAATCCGCAGGTGGACATCAACGGCAAGCGTGTGAAGGTGCCCCTGAGCGTGGAGCAGGTGAGCGCCTACCTGGACATGGCGCGCAATGATCTCGGCATCCACGATCAGCAGCATCTGAAGGACATCCTGATCCAACTCGCCGAGAAGGTGCATCCATTGTCGCTGGGCGATGTGTACCGGTCGCGTGCCCAGATCCAGATGCTCGCCAAGCGCCTGCTGCGCAACCAGAGGATCGATCCGGAAAAGGAGGCACGCGCCATCAGCTTCCTCACCAGCGAGTCCGGCAGCCACGACTACACCATCCACCGGCAGGAGGCTGCCGAGGAACTGGGCCTGCATGTGGAGCGTCCGGATGATGTGCAGGAAGCCCTGGTCCGGGCGATATATCGCGACATTTCCACCGAGTTGGAACTCGACGAGCCCTACGATCCGCGTTTCATGCTGGCCCAGGCGGCTCCCGTGAAGTATGCCCACCGGCGCGGCCTGATCGAGAGCCTGGCCGGTGGCACGCATGTCTTCCTCAGCACCGGCGTGCTCGCCCGGCCCGCCGCCGCCACGCCGCAGGGGCCGCCGTTCATGGACCAGCGCACTTTCGAAGGCTGGCGCCATGAACCTATCGTCGGCTGA
- the cysQ gene encoding 3'(2'),5'-bisphosphate nucleotidase CysQ, which translates to MTQKDLPALVDLAIEAALDAGRGIMDVYSSEFSVDHKEDRSPLTEADRRAHRAIMEVLERSGLPVLSEEGRSIPPAERQAWDRYWLVDPLDGTKEFIKRNGEFTVNIALMERDDQPGGPLGTSTPIAGVLYAPALDILYFAWRSGGAYRVKEATTRAQGSAYERAAMAERLPIPHDARAFTIVASRSHPSPETAAFIQRMEEKHGAVALTSMGSALKICLVAEGAADAYPRYAPTMEWDTAAGHAIALEAGRQLTDVTTEAPMRYNKHELVNNWFIVQQAATH; encoded by the coding sequence ATGACGCAAAAGGACCTTCCCGCACTCGTCGATCTGGCCATCGAGGCCGCTTTGGATGCCGGACGCGGCATCATGGATGTCTACAGCTCCGAGTTCTCTGTGGACCACAAGGAGGACCGCTCCCCCTTGACGGAGGCGGACCGGCGGGCGCATCGAGCCATCATGGAGGTCCTGGAGCGTTCCGGCTTGCCCGTGCTCAGCGAGGAGGGCCGCAGCATACCGCCCGCCGAACGCCAGGCTTGGGACCGCTACTGGTTGGTCGATCCGTTGGACGGCACCAAGGAGTTCATCAAGCGCAATGGCGAATTCACGGTGAACATCGCCTTGATGGAACGCGACGACCAGCCGGGAGGCCCGCTCGGCACTTCCACGCCCATTGCCGGGGTGCTCTACGCACCTGCGCTGGACATCCTCTACTTCGCGTGGCGGAGTGGTGGGGCTTATCGTGTGAAGGAGGCCACAACCCGTGCGCAAGGGTCAGCGTATGAACGCGCCGCCATGGCCGAGCGACTGCCGATACCACACGATGCAAGAGCCTTCACCATCGTGGCCAGCCGCTCGCACCCCAGCCCGGAAACGGCCGCCTTCATCCAGCGCATGGAAGAGAAGCACGGGGCCGTGGCGCTCACCAGCATGGGCAGCGCCCTGAAGATCTGCCTGGTGGCGGAAGGGGCCGCCGATGCCTACCCGCGCTATGCGCCCACCATGGAATGGGACACCGCGGCGGGCCACGCCATCGCACTGGAGGCGGGGCGTCAACTCACCGATGTGACCACCGAGGCGCCCATGCGCTACAACAAGCACGAACTGGTGAACAATTGGTTCATCGTACAACAAGCGGCAACGCACTAG
- a CDS encoding SCO family protein, with the protein MDLEQLPLSRAPKPASPAVKWLVLGGIALFVASLFIFFSPALGLVKHNFTYLPYYGPKEPVLVERDGKPVVDTIYHTVPPFRFTDQSGRPFTDRDTEGKILVVDFFFTRCTTICPRMKVRLQQLQFKLDDKAFSDVLILSHTVDPEYDTPEVLMAHAKQLQADTSRWKFLTGDKQALYTHGADGFFLAAREDVLADDGFLHSEQFVLVDKNKHIRGYYDGTTAEGMNALAADLKMLLKEEKIKAKEAREAGR; encoded by the coding sequence TTGGATCTGGAACAACTTCCTCTGAGCCGGGCACCGAAGCCCGCCAGCCCAGCGGTTAAATGGCTGGTGTTGGGTGGCATCGCGCTGTTCGTGGCCAGTCTCTTCATCTTCTTCTCTCCCGCGCTGGGCCTGGTGAAACACAATTTCACCTACCTGCCCTACTACGGCCCCAAGGAACCCGTGCTTGTGGAGCGCGACGGGAAGCCGGTGGTGGATACGATCTACCATACGGTGCCGCCATTCCGTTTCACCGACCAGAGCGGCAGGCCATTCACCGACCGGGACACCGAAGGGAAGATCCTGGTGGTGGACTTCTTCTTCACGCGCTGCACCACCATCTGCCCGCGCATGAAGGTGCGCCTCCAGCAGCTGCAGTTCAAGCTCGACGACAAGGCCTTCAGCGATGTGCTCATCCTCAGCCATACCGTGGACCCCGAGTACGACACGCCCGAGGTGCTGATGGCCCACGCGAAGCAGCTCCAGGCCGACACCAGCCGCTGGAAGTTCCTTACGGGCGACAAGCAGGCGCTCTACACCCACGGTGCCGACGGCTTCTTCCTGGCCGCACGTGAGGATGTGCTGGCGGACGATGGCTTCCTGCACAGCGAGCAATTCGTGCTGGTGGACAAGAACAAGCACATCCGCGGCTACTACGACGGCACCACCGCCGAGGGGATGAACGCCCTGGCCGCCGATCTGAAGATGCTGTTGAAGGAGGAGAAGATCAAGGCGAAGGAGGCGCGTGAGGCCGGCCGCTGA
- a CDS encoding cytochrome C oxidase subunit IV family protein, translating to MERDDIIEYSLDAHHSEEAGRAIRKKIYFVTILLTLITCVEVGLGIVWKSWFPDSWGMVKWTFIVLTLVKATYIVMTFMHLGDERRNIRAIILLPYALFILYLIWIAIWESNYVNWIWNNFL from the coding sequence ATGGAGCGCGACGACATCATCGAGTACAGCCTGGACGCCCACCACAGCGAGGAGGCTGGCCGGGCCATCCGCAAGAAGATCTATTTCGTCACGATCCTGCTCACCCTGATCACCTGTGTGGAGGTGGGGCTGGGCATCGTGTGGAAAAGCTGGTTCCCCGATTCCTGGGGCATGGTGAAGTGGACCTTCATCGTCCTCACGCTGGTGAAGGCCACCTACATCGTGATGACCTTCATGCATCTGGGTGATGAGCGCCGAAACATCCGCGCGATCATTCTGCTGCCCTACGCGTTGTTCATCCTGTACCTGATCTGGATCGCGATCTGGGAATCGAACTACGTGAATTGGATCTGGAACAACTTCCTCTGA
- a CDS encoding cytochrome c oxidase subunit 3 has protein sequence MTRLIVFAIVMFFAGLTSAYVVSMSGGYWVRFDLPRPFTWSTVAILLSSLTAQLALRSARRGSPGRLPALLLATLVLGSAFAWFQFQGWGELVRKGNYVVGKMLDNSGLYGEEWTITYKGETLVLENGDFYRPSDGPQAKPLNAELDEQRNTASSYFYVLTAAHLAHLFFGLVALVVMTIMALLGRYSRDDHAGLWSGVVYWHFLGGLWVYLLLFLSLIH, from the coding sequence ATGACACGCCTGATCGTATTCGCCATCGTGATGTTCTTCGCCGGACTCACCAGCGCCTACGTGGTGAGCATGAGCGGCGGCTACTGGGTGCGTTTCGATCTGCCCAGGCCATTCACTTGGAGCACGGTGGCCATCCTGCTGAGCAGTCTTACCGCCCAGTTGGCCCTGAGGAGCGCCCGGCGGGGGAGCCCCGGCCGGCTACCCGCCTTGTTGCTGGCCACCCTGGTGCTCGGCAGTGCCTTCGCCTGGTTCCAATTCCAAGGCTGGGGCGAATTGGTGCGCAAGGGCAACTACGTGGTGGGCAAGATGCTGGACAATTCCGGCCTCTACGGCGAGGAGTGGACGATCACCTACAAGGGCGAGACCCTGGTGCTGGAGAACGGCGATTTCTACCGCCCCTCCGACGGCCCGCAGGCCAAACCGCTGAACGCCGAACTGGATGAGCAGCGCAACACGGCCAGCAGCTATTTCTACGTGCTTACGGCCGCCCACCTCGCGCACCTTTTCTTCGGCCTCGTGGCGCTGGTGGTGATGACGATCATGGCCCTGCTGGGCCGCTACTCGCGCGACGACCACGCAGGACTCTGGTCCGGCGTGGTCTATTGGCACTTCCTCGGCGGGCTGTGGGTCTATCTCCTTTTGTTCCTCAGCCTGATCCATTAA
- a CDS encoding GDP-L-fucose synthase has translation MEKQEKIYIAGHRGMVGSAIVRKLQAEGFANIVTRTSDALDLKEQRAVRDFFAAEKPAYVVLAAAKVGGIHANNVYRAQFLYENLMIQNNVMHASHEAGVKKLLFLGSSCIYPKLAPQPLKEESLLTGPLEQTNEPYAIAKIAGIKMAESYRRQYGDNYISAMPTNLYGPNDNYDLNNSHVLPALIRKFHTAKVTGARQVEVWGTGSPRREFLHVDDLADACLFLMLNYDEELFVNVGTGEDLTIKELAEMIKEIVGYSGELVWNTDKPDGTPRKLMDVGRLHSMGWKHRIGLREGITAVYADFAKSDLARA, from the coding sequence ATGGAGAAGCAAGAAAAGATCTACATCGCCGGCCACCGCGGCATGGTGGGCAGTGCCATCGTGCGCAAGCTCCAGGCCGAGGGCTTCGCGAACATCGTGACGCGCACCAGCGATGCGTTGGACCTGAAGGAGCAGCGGGCCGTGCGCGACTTCTTCGCTGCGGAGAAGCCCGCCTACGTGGTGCTGGCGGCGGCCAAGGTGGGCGGCATCCACGCCAACAACGTGTACCGCGCGCAATTCCTCTACGAGAACCTGATGATCCAGAACAACGTGATGCACGCCAGCCACGAGGCCGGGGTGAAGAAGCTCTTGTTCCTGGGTTCCTCCTGCATCTACCCCAAATTGGCGCCACAGCCGTTGAAGGAGGAAAGCCTGCTCACCGGTCCGCTGGAACAGACCAACGAGCCCTATGCCATCGCCAAGATCGCGGGCATCAAAATGGCCGAGAGCTATCGCAGGCAGTATGGCGACAACTACATCAGCGCCATGCCCACCAACCTCTATGGGCCCAACGACAACTACGACCTCAACAACAGCCACGTGCTGCCGGCCTTGATCCGCAAGTTCCACACGGCCAAGGTCACCGGGGCCAGGCAGGTGGAGGTCTGGGGCACGGGCAGCCCGCGGCGCGAATTCCTGCATGTGGACGACCTGGCCGACGCCTGCCTCTTCCTGATGCTCAACTACGACGAGGAACTCTTCGTGAACGTGGGCACCGGAGAGGACCTGACCATCAAGGAACTCGCGGAGATGATCAAGGAGATCGTGGGCTACTCCGGTGAGCTGGTGTGGAACACCGACAAGCCTGATGGCACACCGCGCAAACTGATGGACGTGGGCCGCCTCCACAGCATGGGCTGGAAGCACCGCATCGGCCTGCGCGAAGGCATCACCGCCGTCTACGCCGATTTCGCGAAGAGCGACCTGGCCAGGGCCTGA
- a CDS encoding undecaprenyl/decaprenyl-phosphate alpha-N-acetylglucosaminyl 1-phosphate transferase — MKEHGYILVLGFFTAFMVVLFTMPSLIKVARIKHLVDEPGDLRKLHARSVPTIGGIIIFAAIIFSYALWFPEAKLLGTDEDGYRFLYLAMGQAYAEFKFILAAMVLLFFIGVKDDIVGFSPVKKLLGHIVVGYILVVVAGVRINDLHGIFGVYEVPDYVAIGFSFFVYVVLVNAFNLIDGVDGLAGGVGLIAAMAYGTWLLLAGNVALALLAFVLAGALVGFLVFNYHPARIFMGDSGSLIIGAILAVLAMRIVDHDTSRLPIQLKQIPTPIFVMAVVAYPLVDTLRVFIVRMARGISPFAADRNHIHHRLLDMGLGHRGTAAILYFYAILIIALSLITRKWHPNVGLMVLGSTAFVLAMLPFVLPKRKDEA; from the coding sequence GTGAAGGAACACGGCTATATCCTGGTGCTCGGTTTCTTCACCGCCTTCATGGTGGTGCTCTTCACCATGCCCTCGCTCATCAAGGTGGCGCGCATCAAGCACCTGGTCGATGAGCCCGGCGACTTGCGCAAGCTCCATGCGCGCAGCGTGCCCACCATCGGGGGCATCATCATCTTCGCCGCCATCATCTTCTCCTACGCGCTCTGGTTCCCCGAGGCCAAGCTTCTGGGAACGGACGAGGACGGCTACCGTTTCCTCTACTTGGCCATGGGCCAGGCCTACGCGGAGTTCAAGTTCATCCTGGCGGCCATGGTGTTGCTCTTCTTCATCGGCGTGAAGGATGACATCGTGGGTTTCTCTCCGGTGAAGAAGCTGCTGGGCCATATCGTGGTGGGCTACATCCTGGTGGTGGTGGCGGGCGTGCGCATCAATGACCTGCACGGCATTTTCGGCGTCTACGAAGTGCCCGACTATGTGGCCATCGGCTTCTCCTTCTTCGTGTACGTGGTGCTGGTGAACGCCTTCAACCTGATCGACGGCGTGGATGGGCTGGCCGGCGGCGTGGGCCTGATCGCCGCCATGGCCTATGGCACCTGGCTGCTGCTCGCGGGCAATGTGGCGCTGGCGCTGCTCGCCTTCGTGCTGGCCGGGGCCCTGGTGGGCTTCCTCGTCTTCAATTACCACCCGGCGCGCATCTTCATGGGCGACAGCGGCTCGCTGATCATCGGCGCCATCCTGGCCGTGCTGGCCATGCGCATCGTGGACCACGATACCTCGCGCCTGCCCATCCAACTGAAGCAGATCCCAACCCCCATCTTCGTCATGGCGGTGGTGGCCTATCCGCTGGTGGACACCCTGCGCGTCTTCATCGTGCGCATGGCGCGCGGCATATCGCCATTCGCCGCCGACCGCAACCACATCCACCACCGGTTGCTGGACATGGGTCTGGGCCATCGGGGCACGGCGGCCATCCTCTACTTCTACGCCATCCTCATCATCGCGCTCAGTCTCATCACGCGGAAGTGGCACCCGAATGTGGGGCTGATGGTCCTGGGTTCCACCGCCTTCGTGCTGGCCATGCTGCCCTTCGTACTTCCCAAGCGCAAGGACGAGGCATGA
- a CDS encoding homocysteine S-methyltransferase family protein: MKTIEQLAAERILVLDGAMGTMIQKLGLTEADFHPKGMEDHKILLKGNNELLSLSRPEAIRKIHEQYLAAGADIVETNTFSATSIAQAEHECSHLAREMNLASVRLAKEACAKYTAMDPGKPRFVAGAIGPMNKTASLSPDVNDPGFRAVTFDQLVAAYKEQVEALLDGGVDILLVETIFDTLNAKAAFYAIDEVFEERGTRVPLMCSVTITDASGRTLSGQTIEAFLISMQHVPLFSMGLNCALGAAQMRPYLEAIADHAPCRVSIYPNAGLPDQMGEYRETPEVTARLVGEFMANGWVNVVGGCCGTTPEHIAALAKEAAKYAPRQLPVLA; the protein is encoded by the coding sequence ATGAAGACGATCGAACAACTCGCAGCAGAACGGATCCTGGTGTTGGACGGCGCCATGGGCACCATGATCCAGAAGCTCGGCCTCACCGAGGCGGACTTCCATCCGAAGGGCATGGAGGACCACAAGATCCTGCTCAAGGGCAACAACGAACTGCTCTCGCTCTCACGCCCCGAGGCCATACGGAAGATCCACGAGCAATACCTCGCGGCCGGTGCGGACATCGTGGAGACCAACACCTTCAGCGCCACCAGCATCGCACAAGCGGAGCATGAGTGCAGTCACCTGGCGCGCGAGATGAACCTTGCATCGGTGCGCTTGGCGAAGGAGGCCTGCGCCAAATACACCGCCATGGACCCCGGCAAGCCGCGCTTCGTGGCCGGTGCCATCGGGCCCATGAACAAGACCGCCTCGCTCAGCCCCGATGTGAACGACCCCGGCTTCCGCGCCGTCACCTTCGATCAACTTGTGGCCGCTTACAAGGAGCAGGTGGAGGCCCTGCTCGACGGCGGCGTGGACATCCTGCTGGTGGAGACCATCTTCGACACGCTCAACGCCAAGGCCGCCTTCTACGCCATCGACGAGGTGTTCGAGGAGCGGGGCACCCGCGTGCCGCTCATGTGCAGCGTCACCATCACCGATGCCAGCGGGCGCACCTTGAGCGGCCAGACCATCGAGGCCTTTCTGATCAGCATGCAACACGTGCCGCTCTTCAGCATGGGCCTCAACTGCGCGCTGGGTGCGGCCCAGATGCGCCCCTACCTGGAGGCGATCGCCGACCATGCACCCTGCCGCGTGAGCATCTACCCCAACGCCGGCCTGCCCGACCAGATGGGCGAGTACCGCGAAACGCCCGAGGTCACCGCCCGCCTCGTGGGCGAGTTCATGGCCAACGGCTGGGTGAACGTGGTGGGCGGGTGCTGCGGGACGACGCCGGAGCATATCGCGGCGTTGGCGAAGGAGGCGGCGAAGTACGCGCCGCGTCAACTTCCTGTTCTAGCGTGA
- the gmd gene encoding GDP-mannose 4,6-dehydratase yields the protein MAKKKATTAKTKKGGKRKVALITGVTGQDGAYLSELLLNKGYEVHGVKRRSSLFNTDRIDHLYHDMHEKGRPFYLHYGDLTDSVNCLRLVQQVQPDEIYNLAAMSHVHVSFEMPEYTANADGIGALRFLEAIRILGLEKKTRFYQASTSELYGGVRPHAQNEETPFHPRSPYGVAKLYAFWITRNYREAYGIFACNGILFNHESPLRGETFVTRKITRAAAKIKLGLQETLYLGNLDAKRDWGHAKDYVEGMWLMLQTRKPDDYVLATGKTYTVRHFVDLAFGEVGIKLEWKGKGEKEKGHDKKTGKVLVAIDKRYYRPAEVDHLEGDPSKAMRELGWKHKYDLKALVKEMMASDLELFKRDVYLQKGGHKILHEQE from the coding sequence ATGGCGAAGAAGAAAGCGACGACGGCGAAGACGAAGAAGGGCGGCAAGCGCAAGGTGGCGCTCATCACCGGGGTCACCGGCCAGGATGGGGCCTACCTCAGTGAGCTGCTGCTCAACAAGGGATACGAGGTGCATGGTGTGAAGCGCCGCAGCTCCCTGTTCAATACCGACCGCATCGACCATCTCTACCACGACATGCACGAGAAGGGCCGGCCCTTTTACCTGCATTACGGCGACCTCACCGACAGCGTGAACTGTCTGCGCCTGGTGCAACAGGTGCAGCCGGACGAGATCTACAACCTCGCCGCCATGAGCCATGTGCATGTGAGCTTCGAGATGCCCGAGTACACGGCCAATGCGGACGGCATCGGTGCGCTGCGTTTCCTGGAGGCCATCCGCATCCTGGGTCTGGAGAAGAAGACCAGGTTCTACCAGGCCTCCACCAGCGAATTGTATGGCGGTGTTCGGCCCCATGCGCAGAATGAGGAGACCCCTTTCCACCCGCGCAGCCCCTATGGTGTGGCCAAGCTCTACGCCTTCTGGATCACCAGGAACTACCGCGAGGCCTACGGCATCTTCGCCTGCAACGGGATCCTCTTCAACCACGAGAGTCCGCTGCGTGGGGAGACCTTCGTGACACGCAAGATCACGCGGGCCGCGGCCAAGATCAAGCTCGGCCTGCAAGAAACGCTATACCTCGGCAACCTGGACGCCAAGCGGGACTGGGGCCATGCCAAGGACTATGTGGAGGGCATGTGGCTGATGTTGCAGACCAGGAAGCCCGATGACTACGTGCTCGCCACCGGCAAGACCTACACGGTGCGCCACTTCGTGGACCTGGCCTTCGGTGAAGTGGGCATCAAGCTGGAGTGGAAGGGCAAGGGCGAAAAGGAGAAAGGCCATGACAAGAAGACCGGCAAGGTGCTGGTGGCCATTGACAAGCGCTACTACCGCCCCGCCGAGGTGGACCACCTGGAAGGCGACCCCAGCAAGGCCATGCGCGAGTTGGGCTGGAAGCACAAGTACGACCTGAAGGCCCTGGTGAAGGAGATGATGGCCAGTGATCTGGAGCTCTTCAAACGAGACGTGTACCTGCAGAAGGGCGGGCACAAGATCCTGCACGAGCAGGAGTAG
- a CDS encoding DUF420 domain-containing protein, whose product MKPYPTALLRIAEGPAKRWIWAFSVTVFLAVVLLNRVRILAPEGIDPHIFARINATLNTCVSLLLLVGLFTAKARLWTAHRAAMLGAISFSVLFLVSYILHHLFTGDTTYGGEGPIRWVYYLILITHIILAAGSLPFILLTAYKALSAKYPEHRKIARRVWPVWFYVSVSGVVVYFMISPYY is encoded by the coding sequence ATGAAGCCGTATCCAACCGCCCTGCTGCGCATCGCCGAAGGTCCCGCCAAGCGGTGGATCTGGGCCTTCTCGGTCACCGTGTTCCTGGCCGTGGTGCTGCTGAACCGCGTGCGCATCCTGGCACCCGAAGGGATCGACCCGCACATCTTCGCCCGCATCAACGCCACGCTGAACACCTGCGTGAGCCTCTTGCTTTTGGTGGGTCTATTCACGGCCAAAGCGCGCCTTTGGACCGCGCACCGTGCCGCCATGCTCGGGGCGATCTCCTTCTCGGTGCTCTTCCTGGTCTCCTACATCCTGCACCATCTCTTCACCGGCGATACGACCTACGGCGGGGAGGGCCCCATCCGCTGGGTCTACTACCTCATCCTCATCACACACATCATCCTGGCCGCCGGTTCATTGCCCTTCATCCTGCTCACGGCCTACAAGGCGCTTTCGGCGAAGTATCCTGAGCACCGCAAGATCGCCAGGCGTGTGTGGCCGGTATGGTTCTATGTGAGCGTGAGTGGAGTGGTGGTCTACTTCATGATCAGCCCCTACTACTGA